The nucleotide sequence TGGGAATAGTAGTGATAAAACAAGTTTCCAAGAGACGGTTAGGAGGGTGCAAGCGTTTACACAAAGTATTCATGGGATGCCTGATGGCCTTTGTTTTGTGGTTGATGCCGCCTTTTATGTTCCAGAGCAGTTGGCAAGCCTCAATAACGTGTTTTGGATAACCCGAGTACCTGCACAGCTTAATGAAGCCAAAGTATTGTTGAACAAGCCTTGTGATGCTCTGACCTGGGAGCCGTTTGATGCAAACTATCGTGGAAGTGTTCATGAAACGGTTCTTTATGGTATTCCACAACGCTGGGTTTTGATTGAGTCGCAACAGGCGAGGTTGCGAGAGCTAAAGACTTTTCAGAGGCATTTGGATAAAAAATCTCAAGAGCTCATTAAATCCTTATGGCATCTTGGTCACCAGGTCTTTCAATGTCCTGACGATGCAAAGCAGGCATTAAAACCGCTCATCAAATCACTCAAATACCACCAAATTCATTATGAGATTCTACCTGTTGAACGCCATACAGGGAAAGGTCGCCCAAAACCTGGAGCTCAAAAAATGGTGATTGGATATCAAATACAAGCCTGTCTTTCTACCTGTCTGGAGAGGGTGGGTGCTAAAAAAGAAACACTGGGACGCTTTATTTTGGCCAGTAATCAATGTGATAGCTCGCTATTGAATAATCATGCCATGCTTCAACAATATAAAGAGCAATCCTGTGTCGAATCAAGCTTTAAATTCATGAAAAACAATGCCTTCGAACTGGACTCTTTCTTCCTTAAAACACCTGAGCGAATTACAGCCTTGATGATGGTAATGACGCTTTGTCTCATGGTGTACAATTTTGCTCAAGCTCACATCAGGCAATGCTTAAAGGAGCATGATGAAGCACTTCCCAATCAGCTGGGTAAGCCAGTACAAAATCCCACAATGAAATGGATTGCTGAGCTGATGAACGTGATAGCTGTTGTAACCATCCTGACAAACGATCAAAAACATCGTGTGGTAACTAATCTAAAACCAGTACATCAACAAATCATTTCTTATTTTGGTCAGTATGCTCTTGAAATCTATGGACTTGCCGCAGAATCTGCGCGTGGCACAGGCTTCTCCTGCCTGGCTATTGAACAGAATAATTATAAAAATCGTTTATCTTGGTGCGAAACGTAGGGTGGATTACCAGTTTTTAAACAATACTAATCTTTATACCTATAATTCAACCGAACATGTCCAGGAATTAGTAGCCAATTGGCCCCTTTATACAAACCCGCTCAATCACTTCTATTTCTTTATGGCAGGAATTCTTTTATTCATCGTCTATGAGCGTTATCGGACACAGTTGCGTCAAAAACAGCAACTTCTAGTAAAGATGATTTTGATTTTACTCGTTATTTATATGGTATTAGATAAAATTGTTGGAAATCCAAGTTATGGTTTTGGACGTTTTTGTTATTCGCTTTTAACCCTGGCTATTATAAGCCTCACGCCCTTTATTGAGATAAAGAGCACTTGGTTAAGAAAAAAATTAATCATGTTAGGTGATATCAGCTACAGTGTTTATCTAATCCAATTTCCCGTCTATACCTGCGTTATCTATTTAACCAGGAAATTCACTTTGTTCAATAAAACTGAAACTTTCTTCATTGCCTTACTAAGCTTGCTATCTATTTCCTATTTTATTTATAAATGGTACGAAGTACCTAGTAAAAATTGGTTAACAAATCTGGCTTTTTCTCCCCGGAAAAATAGCCTTGAGCTTTCAGAAACAACCTAAATTTTTTTGCTCCAATCATTTTTCATCCCTCATTTACCAGGGGCTCTTCATTATCAATACTGCTTAAATGGTAGCGTTTACCACTTCGATACAATATGGAAGCACCTACGGCCGTTGCAAAAAGGATAGAAGCAAGTGAGCTTAATTTGCCATGATAAGTCAGGCTCACTAACCCCGTGGCTAATAACCCCGATATGCCAAGGCCAGTTGACAATACAGCCATTCGTGAACCCATAGGGGCATCGGATGATTCAATCGCCAAGCGTTGCAGCGATGCGGAAGAAAGCCCAAAACCAAAAGCAAAAAGCATGATGCCGCCAATTAGCCCAAATAAATGCGAGGGGTAGATCAACGACGTGGCCATAGAAAAAAGACTGCCTGCCAATAGAATAAACAATCCCAGCTCAATTAGCTGATTAAGCCTCATTTTGTCTACAAGAAACCGTACTAATCGGTTAGCAACCATATAAAAACCAAAAACCAGTAACTGAAAAATTCCAAAATAAAGTGGCTTATAATGAAATTCGTTAGTGACCAGGAAAGGTCCACAAACTAGCCAGCTCATGAAACCGCAAAACATAAGCCAATAGGGCAATAAATAATGCATAAACTGCCAATTAGTCACGATACTTTTATACTGACCTAACACAAAAGGGAGATTGAGTGGTGTGCGTTTGTCAGCCGCCAGGGTTTCTGGCATACGCGCCAGAACCCAACCCGTAATTAATAGACCCCAAACAAATAAAGATAGAAAAATCCACCGCCAATTTGTTAATGTCGCCAAAAGCCCGCCGAGGAAAGGACCTAAAGCAGGGGCAAGAACCGTAATACTGCTCATTGTCGCTAAAAGGCGAACCGAATTCTTTTGGTCATAGAGTTCATGGATACTGGCATATCCGGGAACGATGATAAAACAGATTGTACACCCTTGAAAAAAACGCGCTGCAATCAAAATGCTAATGTTAGGTGCGATTGCACATACGAAAGTGGATAACACAAAAATTAACATACCCGTTATAAAAACCGGACGTCTGCCAACTCGATCGCAAATAGGTCCTATAAATAATTGCATCGACATACCGCCTAAAAACCAAGCAGACAAAGTGAGCTGGACAAGGCTGGTAGAGACATCCAAATCATGCATCATATCGGGTAAAGCAGGCAGATACATATCCGTTGAAAGAAAAACTGCCATTTCAGCGCAGATCAGAATCAGGGGGAAAATAAAAAGATTTTTAAACATTCAGATATCCACAGTAACAGGAT is from Legionella donaldsonii and encodes:
- a CDS encoding IS1634 family transposase, translated to MLNRDTVSSEQLGHLGLVAATIRELGIIERIDARLELNEKKGGVVSYGRRVAAMVINGLGFMNSRLYMTPHFFQDKPVAQLLGSELDAAHLNDDSLGRCLDKIAEYGVTRLYSELAFEIAREKNLLSQRLHLDSTSFVLYGRYDTEEAAPGIAQPDYGYSKANRSDLKQVMLSLVQGGAANIPLWMEALDGNSSDKTSFQETVRRVQAFTQSIHGMPDGLCFVVDAAFYVPEQLASLNNVFWITRVPAQLNEAKVLLNKPCDALTWEPFDANYRGSVHETVLYGIPQRWVLIESQQARLRELKTFQRHLDKKSQELIKSLWHLGHQVFQCPDDAKQALKPLIKSLKYHQIHYEILPVERHTGKGRPKPGAQKMVIGYQIQACLSTCLERVGAKKETLGRFILASNQCDSSLLNNHAMLQQYKEQSCVESSFKFMKNNAFELDSFFLKTPERITALMMVMTLCLMVYNFAQAHIRQCLKEHDEALPNQLGKPVQNPTMKWIAELMNVIAVVTILTNDQKHRVVTNLKPVHQQIISYFGQYALEIYGLAAESARGTGFSCLAIEQNNYKNRLSWCET
- a CDS encoding acyltransferase family protein, which encodes MDYQFLNNTNLYTYNSTEHVQELVANWPLYTNPLNHFYFFMAGILLFIVYERYRTQLRQKQQLLVKMILILLVIYMVLDKIVGNPSYGFGRFCYSLLTLAIISLTPFIEIKSTWLRKKLIMLGDISYSVYLIQFPVYTCVIYLTRKFTLFNKTETFFIALLSLLSISYFIYKWYEVPSKNWLTNLAFSPRKNSLELSETT
- a CDS encoding multidrug effflux MFS transporter — encoded protein: MFKNLFIFPLILICAEMAVFLSTDMYLPALPDMMHDLDVSTSLVQLTLSAWFLGGMSMQLFIGPICDRVGRRPVFITGMLIFVLSTFVCAIAPNISILIAARFFQGCTICFIIVPGYASIHELYDQKNSVRLLATMSSITVLAPALGPFLGGLLATLTNWRWIFLSLFVWGLLITGWVLARMPETLAADKRTPLNLPFVLGQYKSIVTNWQFMHYLLPYWLMFCGFMSWLVCGPFLVTNEFHYKPLYFGIFQLLVFGFYMVANRLVRFLVDKMRLNQLIELGLFILLAGSLFSMATSLIYPSHLFGLIGGIMLFAFGFGLSSASLQRLAIESSDAPMGSRMAVLSTGLGISGLLATGLVSLTYHGKLSSLASILFATAVGASILYRSGKRYHLSSIDNEEPLVNEG